The Mucilaginibacter mallensis genome has a segment encoding these proteins:
- a CDS encoding RICIN domain-containing protein: MRRVIYLIVCAGLLLAGCKKDEVAKVAPVASTGQSAKVGKTLSLTAGQALQGVNWACDGDNFSDTILVLSGLTSADSYATVTSKASTILTSLQTNTGANTIRIPLNYSTVSTAWWNSYTGVIDEAVSKGMNVIVGYWEGSSSEDGLIDNTTQFWSMWQTVVNKYGTNSHVYFEIFNEPHGYTLSAWTTICAQWLSNYPTVPQGHILIDGTSYAQDITGVGADSRFTNCLLSIHDYTFFSSGGLTTAAQWESRLKGNVGSYGNRAVLTEFGDTMNSGINYTGAIGGSQDNAYIQGMTNEVRTLGMGAVYWPGIRNGDSYAMQSLSGTTLSNTNASGLSRLKYAWGVGTGGTDVFYTGAYYRFLNINSGQALDVNGASTASGAAIIQWPQNGGNNQQWVITTDGSYYEITNRNSGYALDVSGASTASGANVIQYPWSGANNQQWQLTAVSTDIYKVTNRNSGDVLDVNGASTVNGAGIIQWPSNSGTNQQWQIVQQ, translated from the coding sequence ATGAGAAGAGTTATTTATTTGATTGTATGCGCCGGGCTATTATTGGCCGGTTGTAAAAAGGACGAAGTTGCCAAAGTTGCTCCTGTTGCCAGTACAGGCCAGTCGGCAAAAGTGGGAAAAACGCTAAGCTTAACCGCGGGCCAGGCGTTGCAAGGAGTTAACTGGGCTTGTGATGGTGATAACTTTAGCGACACTATATTAGTGTTAAGTGGTTTAACATCAGCTGATAGTTATGCTACAGTAACCTCTAAAGCTTCTACTATACTTACAAGCCTGCAAACCAATACGGGGGCTAATACTATCCGTATTCCGCTTAATTATTCCACTGTATCAACAGCCTGGTGGAATTCCTATACCGGTGTTATTGACGAAGCAGTGAGCAAAGGAATGAATGTTATAGTAGGTTATTGGGAGGGATCGTCATCAGAAGACGGGCTGATTGATAACACCACCCAATTCTGGTCGATGTGGCAAACCGTAGTAAATAAATACGGCACCAACTCACATGTGTACTTTGAGATATTTAACGAGCCACATGGCTATACCTTATCAGCATGGACTACCATTTGCGCGCAATGGCTAAGCAATTATCCAACCGTACCGCAAGGCCATATACTTATTGATGGTACATCATATGCACAGGATATTACAGGCGTAGGAGCAGATAGCCGCTTTACTAATTGCCTGCTATCTATACATGATTATACCTTTTTTAGCAGTGGCGGCCTTACTACAGCAGCTCAATGGGAAAGCAGGCTTAAAGGTAATGTAGGCAGTTATGGTAACCGTGCAGTGTTGACGGAGTTTGGCGATACCATGAACAGTGGCATAAATTATACTGGTGCTATCGGCGGTAGCCAGGATAACGCTTACATACAAGGTATGACTAATGAAGTGCGCACGTTGGGTATGGGTGCTGTATACTGGCCGGGCATTCGTAATGGTGATAGCTATGCCATGCAATCATTGAGTGGCACAACGCTTTCTAATACCAATGCATCGGGCTTAAGCAGGTTAAAATATGCCTGGGGTGTGGGTACAGGTGGCACCGATGTGTTTTATACCGGCGCTTACTACCGTTTTCTGAATATTAACAGTGGCCAGGCACTCGATGTGAACGGTGCTTCTACAGCCAGTGGCGCAGCCATTATTCAATGGCCGCAAAATGGCGGAAACAACCAGCAATGGGTAATTACAACCGATGGCAGTTATTATGAGATCACTAACAGAAACAGTGGATATGCACTTGATGTTAGTGGTGCTTCAACAGCCAGCGGTGCAAACGTTATTCAATATCCATGGTCGGGAGCAAATAACCAGCAATGGCAGCTTACGGCTGTGTCAACCGACATATATAAAGTTACAAACCGCAACAGCGGCGATGTGCTGGATGTAAATGGCGCATCAACCGTAAACGGTGCAGGCATTATTCAATGGCCATCGAATAGTGGCACAAACCAGCAATGGCAAATTGTACAACAATAA